The following DNA comes from Nilaparvata lugens isolate BPH unplaced genomic scaffold, ASM1435652v1 scaffold4045, whole genome shotgun sequence.
gtatgaataaaatgaagttgaaagtttttcaagaatctaaacacgtgacacgaaaaagttaataagctggaaaagcgttcgTAGACAACGTGATACTATTAtgatttcagattaacccataaaaaatcttgataaaccaatgcatttcaataaaacaataaaccgatcccgataaatccaatgaatttcattcatataaatgcactgaacacatgctggtatcgagcacatgttctacgagaatcaaaatatctcatccccgaaattcacaagctgatgtatagccaaactacaaaatataaacacgacctagaagataaagaaacctcaagggtttgaaagggaaggttaggaggtgggttttttgcttttatattgcaacatgcttgtattattcaaatgttttgataattattgtaaagcagaaacagaaagcttgcatgtaaaaaatgtttgtgttatataatttgactacaggtcaccgtatgattttcaagaatgcgatattctgcctactctgtactacagcctacgtcacggctgcagttcccccactccaattgcatttcaactaaaatactatagatgagtgaccaccttctgtctactaactttgagtTATCACTAGGTAGGCGTAGagtgaggtcgacgttataatggcaatcgAGGCAGAAaagtgttaatcaaatactgccattataacgtagacctcactatagaaagatgatacaaggatgatagacaaggatagcaacactagtgttaatcaaatacagTAGCACGTCAAAAATCCGGATTAATTGGGACCGGACCCCATCCGGATTATCGAAATCAcgttaaaaaatctggtgtggcgcactcacacaactttccttgccgttatgaaaattgatcacctgacgctagtattcccgcgcatctcaagtctactattcaaagatttgagccagctggtgacagggcaataacgctggagacacacatgaggtctgctatctcttcatagtgaatgatttaatagaatcaacaataatttgcaattgagtAATAAAATTTTCCCGAATTtaaagctcattttcaattttaggtgaaaatgttactgaacattaattgtagagattttcatgctcaatctactccacttaattttttttttgtttcaattgtatctgaagcctgataattgggaatctatctgcattgatggggcggagctcctgaaatttttacagatatgggacttgtggcagttgatagagcttatcgatgactattttaggtatgaatttgatcaaaatcgttggagccgtttccgagaaaatcacgagaaaccctgtttttgacaacattttcgccattttagccgccatcttgaattgcatttgatcgaaattgttcgtgtcggatccttatagtgaaaggaccttaagttccaaatttcaagtcattccgttaattgggagatgagatatcgtgtacacagacgcacatacactcatacacacatacacacacacacacacacacacacacacacacacacacacacacacacacacacacacacacacacacacacacacacacacacacacacatacagaccaatacccaaaaaccacttttttggactcaggggaccttgaaacgtatagaaatttagaaatttgggtaccttaatttttttcggaaagcaatactttccttacctatggtaatagggcaaggaaagtaaaaacggcCAGCAcgcactattcaagaaacagCTGTTAAAATTGCATATACAGTAGTCAATTATTGGTGGGTAGAGTATAAGGTACTGTATATACATTAAAAACACGTTTGTAAGGCACAGTATCGTATTTTATTTACAGCAACATGTGTATAACGCacagtaaaaattttatttcttgccAGAGACGAATCCGGATTATTGACGGTCCGGATTTTTGACGTCCGAATTATCGACGTTCTACtgaactgccattataacgtggacctcactacatgATTTTTCTCTATTCACAGCTACTCAGAGGATATGTCAGAGCTAGGCACCCAGCTACACTACCTCTACACTGAGACCAATAACTCAGCGCCGTCTGCGGAGTCAGCTGCAGACGGTAGTGTGGTGTGGCCTCGCATACGTCGCTCCCTGGGCGAGTTCAGCACACGTCTAACGCAGATAACGCAGCGGGCAAGACAGCAGGCAGCTAGTGAAGAAGAACAGgtgaattcaaaaataaattggaaaaaatgattacattttgtattttttaattaattaattaactataACCATTTATCGCATACGTTGCTCTCTGGGAAAGTTTAGCACACATCTAGCGCATATTTCGCagctaaaggtgcgtacagactttcgctctgctccgcaaccgaacgtcactccagcagagcgattgatgatcgaccggcgagcaagagtcgttcgaccggggaacgcgagaagatcttacatcttccataacgttcatgatgggtgcgtgggtggtgcgactgtggttcgatggtggtacgagggcggtacgagggcggtacgaggaaggagcgtgctcggtgctggttggaagtgcgaatatgtgtacgcagctttatacctaatataaataatgtaaatgaaataaatgaataacagtGGTTTACTATCCTTGCCTGTAATTTTACAAAGCATTAGAATCAGTTTCAATCATCGAAATAGTCTAAATcaatataactagtagttctgtgaacagtagacctcacgcagtattctcatccacaagtacctgattgaaactatagaccttatggaaatacagcagtagactggcttctccacacatctgtgtaatcacttgtcagctataatttattatgaataattctgtagtctgatttttactttaatattggcgtatgaaagaggctcctttttccttttatattttccttgaaatgcaaaatttccaaaaacattgtatatacgtcgacgcgcaattaaaaaggaacatacctgtcaaatttcatgaaaaccttttaccgcgtttcgccgtaaatgcgcaacatataaacatttaaacattaagagaaatgccaaaccgtcgacttgaatattaagctgggtttacaccaaagttattaacaaaatgttaataacttgatccttatagattctattagattgaaaggaacttgacaaacacatgtgttcatcatgtgtatgataagttatgtttaatctaatatagaatcaataaggattaagttattaacattttgttaataactttggtgtaaacgcagctttagacctcacttcgctcggtcaataaataatgTAAATGAGATAAATGAAAATAGTTGTTTGCTATCCTTGCTATCcttatcatttgacaaagcattAGAAtcagtttcaattattgaaatattctaaATCATTATAATTACTGGGTTAGCCCTAATTAGCTGGGTTGAAATGGGAAGATTTGAGATGGCCTTGACAGTTGGAATATGAGTGGTGGGGGTAATAATGGCCGGCTCCGGTCTATCTGCGTTTCCAGCCATTTAGTTGAGATGGATCGTTGGACGGGTGAAAATCGCGGCTACGTGGTTAAAGCGTATTATACGAATGGTGAGAGTTTGGTGAAAACGCGATGTGATTTCCGACACCACTTCAACATACCGCGCAACAGGCCTGATCCTTACGATATTTTTCACTTATTGTACAGTAAATGGCTACCTTTTTCCTTATAATTTATAACaagtgaataataaaattaattttttaaagaatTAGTTACTTATTAAAATCTTCCCGTTTCACTGGCTAACCCTGTATTTTAAAATAGATCTCTATTCTATAACTCACCATTTCCAAAAAACTTTTCCAGGTGATGAGCTAGGTTTGAGCTTTGTGGCTTTGATAGCTTTGGgattgagtggtagagaggacttgaaagtcccaactccgcccaataaagaattttttcatttttaatttcatagtTTCGGAATTCAATCTAGAGATTAGAGTAATCTAATATTTTACCAATAAAATAAGTTTTGATTTTGATAACTGGTAATTTGTCACCGTCTTTGTGACGAATTGGCAACACTGCTGTATGATTGAACTAATTCCATCCCACTTCTATGTGACAGGTATGTGACGAACTGGCAACACTGTTAGACGTGCTGGGAGCCCACCGTGACTTGTGTGAGCGTGTGGAGCGTGGTGTGGCTGACGACCACCAGAGGGCGCTCAGTAGAATGTTGGCCCTCAAGAAACGCCAGATACAGGGTGTCCTCAGAGGAACTGATGTGAGTATTTCATGGTTTTACAGACTAATCGttctattatttcaatagaataaGGCTATAgcgatgtccacgttataatggcagtatttgatcaacattggtgttgctatccttgtctatcattccactaagcagatagcgctatccttttctagctccggaATGTTGCCATttcggtttttaacaatgtaggaatataattaactaacataatattcaatgacaattatgaaaatttcgtATTAAATCTTTTAAAATCATATTTCCTTGACGGGTAAAAtagatttgattattatttattcagcaGAGCTTTAGTGcttacgagtttgtgtttcttgaatagttccaaatttcttgaataactcaatattattcgttaaaagtggtaattgagtggaatattctaattaatttatcaatttaagccatctaaattcaaaatttatagttttaatgtttattttggaccaaaattttataaaaattgtacacgtgaaattctaaccttatcttggactttgtcatctataaatttggaagaaaaatagcacaaggactaacttattattttatctttcaatgttattacattagtgctatttgcattgtaaataaataaataaataaatttaaaacaagAGTGAACAGTTGAATACCGTATTACATaggatatactggtatcagctattttGTATACAAGACAGGAACAAGGCAGTGAATCatcaacactgttctcctatctttctccactgccattataacgtggaccccactatggAAGCATATACCTTTCTCATTGcaaataatatactgtattagAAGAAAGGACACCCCAATATAAAACTATATTATGTGTCAtgattattctttattcatacaataagtacatctacatcattaaaatgataggtagagaaaaatgaggtaaccttgtgctattcctctcccaaatttagataaggttacacatagtccgaaatagttcATGATGGTTACaacataaggtgcgtacagacttttgctctgctccgcaaccgaacgtcactccagcagagcgattgatgatcgaccggggagcaacagtggttcgaccggggaacgcgagaagatctaacatcttccataacgtttaTGATGGGTGCgagggcggtgcgactgtggttcgatggtggtacgagggcggtactagggaggagcgtgctcggtgctggttggaagcgcgaatatgtgtacgcagcttaagattttcaagaaaatggaaaatttcaatttttcatgattttcatgatggttacatcatggattttcgagaaaatggaaatttcaatttttcatgattttcatgatggttacaTCATGAGTCTGACTCCGAGTCCGAGTTCCAAATTCCGAGTTCCGAGTTCAAAATTCCGAGGTCCAAGTTTTCGAgaaagtcttgtagttgttcacctcacaaaactttcagtccttaattttttttatttagatcaaagtattgatttagattttgtattttggctcCTTCAGGAGAAAACACTCCCATTATAAAACTATGATGCGTCATGATTCACATCTAACAAAATTGGTTTTGATAACCGTATTTTTGTTTgatgtcttcaaaacctcactgtacgttttatttcgaccattttcagagcatttcccatcatttaggttagattctatttttttgcatttggacggaggttctatcatacatttagtattatcaaatttagattttagtttctttatttcctccgacattagactacattgattttttagatttagtatttcttttttatggtcttcatcttgtaattttataatcagttccaaagatttaatttcttctaccatccctaacctttcttcctcagacgtttttagagttacttctaattggttttttaaattagtgtggctactttgtagttgagcaactttttcggctaaagtagtttgaggaactggggtttttggttttggcgtttttgaattttggttttgggaacgcgtaagtactcccgcaatgtttacatttctattaataacctTTGGTGTTCTatttgagctcatcttcctatctaagaaattatattacttgcaataataataattgatttataaatgataggattttaattaggttataattttagtcaagtaaactatctatgtttatttttaaatctcgaaaacctaacctcaaaataacctctaaacgatgtttggcttataaaatagaataagaattaaaatctaaaacaaaatgataaaacgtgatcaagaaacaattaataatgaaattaatacaaaatttgtacttatccgtgactatttataacacaaaatcttccaaaacccaggagcaaaattatgtatgactttcattcacaaacctcaaggtcatctctTCTAGTCTATGACatgtattataataaatgattaaatgaaaaagactaagaaattgtcagagagccacagatttattgatacttagaaagaccggtttcggttattacaccattgtcaatctctgataaactcggagtttatcagagattgacaatggtgtaatataCTACACccagatttattgatttttttttattacaccataatattttgatttacttattacacagatttattgatacttagagagaccgttttcggttatttcaccattgtcaatctctgataatttCTGAGCTCTGATAAacatcagagattgacattggtgtaataaccgaaaccggtctttctaataaattatcaataattctgtAGCTCtcttacaatttcttagtctttttcatttaatatgaataattaccacaatat
Coding sequences within:
- the LOC120355660 gene encoding sorting nexin-8-like, producing ELVPPECHLEFGAIRDQICVITNGVSKIKHISDLMALRSHSYSEDMSELGTQLHYLYTETNNSAPSAESAADGSVVWPRIRRSLGEFSTRLTQITQRARQQAASEEEQVCDELATLLDVLGAHRDLCERVERGVADDHQRALSRMLALKKRQIQGVLRGTD